The following proteins come from a genomic window of Rutidosis leptorrhynchoides isolate AG116_Rl617_1_P2 chromosome 10, CSIRO_AGI_Rlap_v1, whole genome shotgun sequence:
- the LOC139872163 gene encoding uncharacterized protein isoform X2 has product MGDNVVMGGIIKLWCCLKKCVNRNATFIYISRNRLFYEEISLEMCLNESWIDGDFIGNDLPTSILGSYYEVKGQIENEKYGYKQILSCCFLSELKGHPSSIV; this is encoded by the exons ATGGGTGATAACGTTGTCATGGGTGGAATCATCAAGTTATGGTGTTGTCTTAAAAAATG TGTCAATAGGAATGCCACATTCATTTATATCTCAAGAAATCGTCTTTTTTACGAAG AGATTTCATTGGAAATGTGCTTGAATGAATCATGGATTGATGGTGACTTCATTGGAAATGATCTACCTACTTCAATTTTAGGAAGTTACTATGAAG TGAAGGGACAGATAGAGAATGAGAAATATGGATACAAGCAAATTCTCAGTTGTTGTTTTCTGTCTGAATTGAAAGGTCATCCATCTTCGATAGTCTGA
- the LOC139872163 gene encoding uncharacterized protein isoform X1, with protein MVWFILHLLSLGYALKVFDIMPWVITLSWVESSSYGVVLKNGDLCYAFIVFDRMPHSDAFIYDTIFRVLCSVNRNATFIYISRNRLFYEEISLEMCLNESWIDGDFIGNDLPTSILGSYYEVKGQIENEKYGYKQILSCCFLSELKGHPSSIV; from the exons ATGGTATGGTTTATCTTACACTTGCTTTCACTTGGTTATGCACTCAAGGTGTTTGATATAATGCCATGGGTGATAACGTTGTCATGGGTGGAATCATCAAGTTATGGTGTTGTCTTAAAAAATGGTGATTTGTGTTATGCTTTCATTGTGTTCGATAGAATGCCACATTCAGACGCATTCATTTATGACACTATTTTTAGAGTTTTGTGCAGTGTCAATAGGAATGCCACATTCATTTATATCTCAAGAAATCGTCTTTTTTACGAAG AGATTTCATTGGAAATGTGCTTGAATGAATCATGGATTGATGGTGACTTCATTGGAAATGATCTACCTACTTCAATTTTAGGAAGTTACTATGAAG TGAAGGGACAGATAGAGAATGAGAAATATGGATACAAGCAAATTCTCAGTTGTTGTTTTCTGTCTGAATTGAAAGGTCATCCATCTTCGATAGTCTGA
- the LOC139872163 gene encoding uncharacterized protein isoform X3 has protein sequence MGDNVVMGGIIKLWCCLKKWNATFIYISRNRLFYEEISLEMCLNESWIDGDFIGNDLPTSILGSYYEVKGQIENEKYGYKQILSCCFLSELKGHPSSIV, from the exons ATGGGTGATAACGTTGTCATGGGTGGAATCATCAAGTTATGGTGTTGTCTTAAAAAATG GAATGCCACATTCATTTATATCTCAAGAAATCGTCTTTTTTACGAAG AGATTTCATTGGAAATGTGCTTGAATGAATCATGGATTGATGGTGACTTCATTGGAAATGATCTACCTACTTCAATTTTAGGAAGTTACTATGAAG TGAAGGGACAGATAGAGAATGAGAAATATGGATACAAGCAAATTCTCAGTTGTTGTTTTCTGTCTGAATTGAAAGGTCATCCATCTTCGATAGTCTGA